In Mycoavidus cysteinexigens, a genomic segment contains:
- a CDS encoding CinA family protein, which translates to METDSVIHQLAIRVGNQLRAERLLLATAESCTGGLVATAITEISGSSQWFERGFITYSNQSKAEMIGVPTELIERHGAVSEPVARAMAEGALRNSRAQIAVAVTGIAGPGGATERKPVGTVHFAWSNRLHTTSEMLLFKGERQQIRLLAAIHALRGVLKLLDEQEV; encoded by the coding sequence ATGGAAACAGACAGCGTCATTCATCAGCTTGCGATTCGGGTCGGCAACCAACTCCGAGCTGAACGGCTTTTGCTCGCTACCGCAGAGTCCTGCACGGGCGGACTCGTAGCCACTGCAATTACAGAAATTTCTGGTAGCAGCCAATGGTTTGAGCGTGGCTTTATTACCTACTCCAATCAATCAAAAGCAGAAATGATTGGGGTACCAACTGAACTCATAGAACGCCACGGCGCAGTCAGCGAGCCGGTTGCTCGCGCCATGGCTGAGGGCGCGCTACGCAATAGCCGCGCGCAAATTGCCGTCGCCGTCACGGGCATCGCTGGGCCGGGTGGCGCAACTGAGCGCAAACCCGTTGGCACCGTTCATTTTGCCTGGAGCAATCGTCTGCATACGACCAGTGAAATGCTGCTATTCAAAGGTGAGCGTCAGCAGATTCGCCTACTCGCGGCAATTCATGCCTTGCGTGGCGTGTTGAAATTGTTAGACGAACAAGAAGTTTAA
- a CDS encoding tyrosine-type recombinase/integrase has protein sequence MALTDTVIRNTKPTAKPIKLTDSGGLVLLVQPNAARWWRLRYRFAGKEKMLSLGTYPNVSLKDARLLRDQAKSQLAKNIDPSLARQEAKLTKTMAFTNSFEAVARQWWTDWRGTKSPSYAECLLRRLEVDIFPVIGSRPVTEITAPLLLMAIKKIEARGALDIAKRAFQTCGQVMRYAIAHGLAERNPAAEVRPSDVLKPAKKTNYARLNAKELPELLRKIDAYDGQPLTRLAMQLMALTFVRTGELIGAQWSEFEMDAKVWRIPAERMKMRTPHIVPLSKQSIAVLEQIYKFSGGKTLLFPSERGYGKPMSNNTILYALYRMGYHSRMTGHGFRGIASTILHEQGYPHDHIELQLAHQERNAVSASYNHALYLKQRTEMMQAWADYLTAMKASEESSNGNS, from the coding sequence ATGGCACTTACAGATACTGTAATTCGCAATACAAAACCAACCGCAAAGCCTATCAAACTAACCGACAGTGGCGGACTGGTGTTACTCGTGCAACCGAATGCTGCGCGTTGGTGGCGGCTACGTTACCGCTTCGCTGGAAAGGAAAAAATGTTGTCTTTGGGAACGTACCCCAACGTCAGCCTTAAAGATGCCCGCCTTCTTAGAGATCAGGCCAAGTCTCAATTGGCGAAAAATATAGACCCGTCATTGGCTAGGCAAGAAGCAAAGCTAACCAAGACCATGGCTTTCACCAACAGTTTTGAAGCCGTAGCAAGGCAATGGTGGACGGACTGGCGCGGAACGAAATCGCCGTCCTATGCCGAATGCCTTCTGCGTAGATTAGAAGTAGATATTTTTCCTGTTATTGGGTCCAGGCCGGTCACCGAAATTACTGCGCCATTGCTACTGATGGCAATTAAGAAAATAGAAGCGCGAGGCGCATTAGATATTGCTAAGAGAGCATTTCAGACCTGTGGGCAAGTTATGCGCTACGCAATTGCCCATGGTTTGGCCGAGCGTAATCCAGCAGCAGAGGTAAGGCCTTCTGATGTACTGAAACCTGCTAAAAAGACCAATTATGCTCGTTTAAACGCTAAAGAATTACCCGAGTTATTACGCAAAATCGACGCTTACGACGGCCAACCCTTGACTCGGCTTGCGATGCAGCTAATGGCGCTAACCTTTGTTCGTACCGGTGAATTGATTGGCGCTCAATGGAGCGAATTTGAGATGGATGCGAAAGTTTGGCGTATTCCTGCTGAGCGTATGAAGATGAGGACGCCTCATATTGTGCCGCTCTCTAAACAATCGATTGCAGTGCTGGAACAAATATATAAATTCTCTGGCGGGAAGACTTTGCTTTTTCCGAGTGAACGGGGCTATGGCAAACCTATGAGCAACAATACCATTCTGTATGCTCTCTATCGCATGGGGTACCATTCACGGATGACAGGGCATGGATTTAGAGGTATCGCCTCGACTATTTTGCATGAACAAGGGTATCCGCATGATCATATCGAGCTGCAATTAGCGCATCAAGAGCGCAATGCTGTTAGCGCATCATATAATCATGCTTTATATCTAAAACAACGCACTGAAATGATGCAAGCATGGGCGGATTATTTAACGGCGATGAAAGCAAGTGAAGAGAGTTCAAATGGGAATTCTTGA
- a CDS encoding DUF3631 domain-containing protein yields MTDFNDLHQSAGLATVRAAIEAAVAPADLSQIEPGSETDEHAITRLAALSSIEYDRIRKDEAKRLNIREITLDKAVSAKRKEAKNDESGPLKVVEPWPEPVDGVQLLSEIESALRRFIICPPETAYAATLWIAMTWFMDVINVAPIAVITAPEKRCGKSQLLFLIGKLAKQALTASNITPAALFRAVELWRPTLLIDEADAFMKENEELRGLLNCGHTRESAYVVRTVGEDHMPKLFFVWGAKAIAGIGHLADTLMDRSIPLELRRKLPSEQIDKLRYAAPDLFDVLAAKLARWSSDQFNAVKQARPLLPNTLHDRAQDNWEPLLAIADVAGGKWPILAREAALRLSGESEQGQSTGSELLADIPDVFETKRVARLFCADLLATLCDDEEKPWVTWNRGKPMTLRQLANRLREYDIASKQLRIGYENKKGFEASQFSDAFSRYLSVPPCTSETTKQINASTGLDVFDGGECFETNPLNETHYPTLYQGCFDVSNKKGEIEQREDFVEEEL; encoded by the coding sequence ATGACTGATTTTAATGATTTACATCAGTCTGCCGGTCTAGCAACCGTGCGTGCGGCAATTGAAGCGGCAGTAGCACCTGCTGATCTAAGCCAAATTGAGCCTGGATCAGAAACCGATGAACACGCTATTACGAGATTAGCCGCTTTGTCGTCGATTGAATATGATCGCATCAGAAAAGACGAAGCGAAGCGTCTAAACATTCGAGAAATAACGCTAGATAAGGCCGTTTCTGCGAAGCGCAAAGAAGCCAAAAACGATGAATCTGGGCCCCTTAAAGTAGTGGAGCCCTGGCCTGAACCGGTCGATGGCGTGCAACTGTTGTCAGAAATTGAAAGTGCGTTACGGCGTTTCATTATCTGTCCGCCCGAAACAGCCTATGCTGCCACGCTATGGATCGCCATGACTTGGTTTATGGACGTGATCAATGTCGCTCCGATTGCCGTCATTACCGCGCCTGAGAAAAGATGCGGCAAATCACAATTACTGTTCTTAATCGGCAAACTCGCCAAGCAAGCGCTCACCGCAAGCAATATCACGCCCGCCGCGTTATTTAGGGCCGTGGAGCTATGGCGGCCCACTTTGCTTATCGACGAAGCAGATGCTTTTATGAAAGAGAATGAAGAACTGCGTGGTTTACTGAACTGTGGTCACACACGAGAGAGCGCTTATGTGGTCCGTACTGTCGGCGAGGACCATATGCCAAAACTATTCTTTGTGTGGGGGGCAAAAGCCATTGCGGGTATTGGGCATTTGGCCGATACCTTGATGGATCGATCCATTCCATTGGAGCTACGGCGCAAACTTCCCTCTGAGCAGATCGACAAGCTGCGTTATGCAGCCCCTGATTTATTCGATGTGCTTGCAGCGAAGCTAGCCCGCTGGAGTTCAGATCAATTCAATGCAGTTAAACAAGCCCGCCCACTTTTACCCAATACACTCCATGATCGTGCCCAAGACAATTGGGAGCCATTACTAGCGATTGCTGATGTGGCCGGTGGCAAGTGGCCTATTCTTGCCCGTGAAGCCGCGCTACGTCTTTCTGGAGAATCTGAGCAGGGACAAAGCACGGGTTCGGAATTACTGGCGGATATTCCAGATGTATTTGAAACTAAGCGAGTAGCTCGCCTCTTCTGTGCAGATCTACTCGCTACCCTATGCGATGATGAAGAAAAACCCTGGGTAACGTGGAATCGAGGAAAACCGATGACACTTCGGCAATTGGCAAACAGGTTGCGTGAATATGACATTGCTAGTAAGCAACTACGTATTGGCTATGAAAACAAAAAAGGATTTGAGGCAAGCCAGTTCTCAGATGCCTTCTCTCGTTATCTCTCTGTACCTCCCTGTACAAGCGAAACAACGAAACAAATCAATGCCAGTACGGGTTTAGATGTTTTTGATGGGGGTGAGTGTTTCGAAACAAACCCGCTAAATGAAACACATTATCCGACGTTATATCAAGGGTGTTTCGATGTTTCGAATAAAAAAGGAGAAATAGAGCAGCGAGAAGACTTTGTGGAGGAAGAATTATGA
- a CDS encoding barstar family protein, translating into MNRMSDNFTAHDTHVVSGLSGRSANHFQYILSSRQSIVCSEPLPEKATLCLFKNVRPNIVQSIRAFRVLDLAQEAAQLGQHFLYASCSDVQTKAELLSTITASFLLPKPESKNYDALYDNLTELIRKAGPQPGFVIVLEGLPATQKFDKEARETLLDVFREAAEFWAKCDVDFRVFFSFALSSSATPAYS; encoded by the coding sequence ATCAATCGTATGAGCGACAACTTTACGGCTCACGACACGCATGTCGTGAGCGGCTTGTCTGGGCGCAGTGCTAATCATTTTCAATATATTTTGTCGAGCCGCCAAAGCATCGTTTGTAGTGAGCCTTTGCCCGAAAAAGCCACCCTGTGTCTTTTTAAGAACGTGCGCCCTAATATTGTGCAGTCAATTCGCGCCTTTCGGGTGCTTGATCTGGCGCAAGAAGCGGCGCAGTTGGGCCAGCATTTTTTATATGCATCCTGTTCTGATGTGCAAACGAAAGCGGAGCTGCTGAGTACGATCACGGCTTCATTTCTGCTGCCTAAGCCAGAGAGCAAGAATTATGATGCGCTGTATGACAATCTAACGGAATTGATTCGAAAAGCTGGCCCGCAGCCTGGATTTGTGATTGTGCTCGAAGGATTGCCCGCTACACAAAAATTTGACAAAGAAGCGCGCGAGACGTTACTTGACGTGTTTCGCGAAGCGGCGGAATTTTGGGCTAAATGCGATGTTGATTTTCGAGTATTTTTCTCGTTTGCCTTATCTTCATCAGCTACTCCAGCGTATAGCTAA
- a CDS encoding NADP-dependent malic enzyme gives MSTPYNSKLREAALDYHEFPVPGKISVTPTKQMLNQRDLALAYSPGVAAACEEIKANPLNAARFTARSNLVGVVTNGTAVLGLGDIGPLASKPVMEGKAVLFKKFAGIDVFDIEINEKDPLKLVEIITALEPTFGGINLEDVKAPDCFIVERECRKRMQIPVFHDDQHGTAIVVAAAIINGLKVVGKKISEIKLVTSGAGAAALACLDLLVDLGLPLKNIWVTDLAGVVYQGRTELMDPDKARFAQATEARSLAEVMAEADIFLGLSAAGVLQAEMVKHMAPQPLILALANPTPEILPELALAVRPDAILATGRTDYPNQVNNVLCFPFIFRGALDVGATTITREMEIAAVDALAELARQEQSDIVASAYGIQDLSFGAQYLIPKPFDPRLIVKIAPAVARAAMAAGVATRPIEDMDAYQQHLQQFVYHSGTIMKPVFAVARSTAANRKRIVFCEGEEERILRAVQIIIDEKIAYPILVGRPAVIQQRIARYGLRLTPGQDCSIVNPEHDERYRDYWQTYYKKMARKGITEQLAKVEMRRRTTLIGSMLVHKGEADGMICGTISTTHRHLHFIDQVIGKRPECSVYAAMNGLILPGRQIFLVDTHVNVDPTPSQLAEITLMAAEEVSRFGIQPKIALLSHSNFGSSHAPSAQKMREVLAILQERAPELDVDGEMHGDCALDERLRREILPDSTFSGEANLLVLPNIDAANISYNLLKTTAGNNIAIGPILLGAAKPVHILTESATVRRIINMAALVVADVVAASREVG, from the coding sequence ATGTCGACTCCATACAACAGTAAACTGCGCGAAGCCGCGCTCGATTATCACGAATTTCCCGTTCCTGGAAAAATTTCTGTTACGCCTACTAAACAAATGCTGAATCAGCGTGATTTGGCCTTGGCTTATTCGCCAGGCGTGGCTGCTGCATGCGAAGAAATTAAAGCGAATCCGCTTAACGCAGCGCGTTTTACTGCGCGTAGCAATCTTGTTGGGGTTGTGACTAATGGCACGGCTGTATTAGGCTTAGGCGATATTGGTCCACTGGCTTCTAAGCCAGTTATGGAAGGTAAGGCGGTTCTCTTCAAAAAATTTGCTGGGATTGATGTTTTCGATATTGAGATCAATGAAAAAGATCCATTGAAACTGGTTGAAATCATTACTGCGCTTGAACCTACTTTTGGCGGTATTAATCTCGAAGATGTGAAAGCGCCTGATTGTTTTATTGTCGAGCGTGAATGCCGTAAACGGATGCAAATTCCGGTTTTTCATGATGATCAGCACGGTACGGCAATTGTGGTCGCGGCTGCGATTATTAATGGGCTTAAAGTAGTTGGCAAAAAAATCAGCGAGATCAAATTGGTTACGTCTGGCGCGGGCGCGGCGGCGCTGGCTTGTTTGGACCTGCTGGTGGACCTTGGTTTGCCACTCAAGAATATTTGGGTTACCGATCTTGCCGGAGTAGTTTACCAAGGTCGAACGGAACTCATGGATCCAGATAAGGCGCGCTTTGCTCAAGCGACTGAAGCGCGGAGCTTGGCTGAGGTGATGGCCGAGGCTGATATTTTTCTGGGTTTGTCAGCCGCGGGCGTGCTGCAAGCGGAAATGGTCAAACATATGGCTCCACAGCCGTTGATTTTAGCGTTAGCGAATCCTACGCCAGAAATTTTGCCCGAGTTGGCGCTGGCGGTACGTCCTGATGCGATCTTAGCGACCGGGCGCACGGATTATCCCAATCAAGTCAACAACGTGCTCTGTTTTCCATTCATTTTCAGAGGGGCGCTCGACGTTGGCGCAACCACCATTACGCGTGAAATGGAAATTGCCGCGGTCGACGCGCTGGCTGAGCTGGCTCGGCAAGAGCAAAGCGATATTGTGGCAAGTGCTTATGGGATTCAAGATCTATCGTTTGGGGCGCAATATTTGATCCCGAAGCCATTCGATCCGCGTTTAATTGTAAAAATCGCGCCTGCCGTAGCCCGTGCCGCAATGGCGGCTGGCGTTGCCACGCGGCCAATTGAGGATATGGATGCCTATCAGCAGCATCTGCAGCAATTTGTATACCATAGCGGCACTATTATGAAGCCGGTTTTTGCGGTTGCCCGCAGCACGGCCGCGAATAGAAAACGCATTGTATTTTGTGAAGGCGAGGAAGAGCGGATTTTGCGCGCGGTGCAAATTATTATCGATGAAAAAATTGCTTACCCGATTTTAGTGGGGCGGCCTGCTGTGATTCAGCAGCGGATTGCGCGCTATGGATTGCGCTTAACGCCTGGGCAAGATTGTAGTATTGTTAATCCAGAGCATGACGAACGTTATCGCGACTATTGGCAGACTTATTATAAAAAAATGGCGCGCAAAGGCATTACTGAGCAACTTGCCAAAGTTGAAATGCGCCGGCGCACGACATTAATTGGTTCGATGTTGGTGCATAAAGGCGAAGCCGACGGCATGATTTGCGGCACGATTAGCACCACACATCGTCATTTGCATTTTATTGATCAAGTTATCGGCAAACGCCCAGAGTGCTCAGTGTATGCGGCGATGAACGGTTTAATTTTGCCTGGCCGGCAAATTTTTTTGGTTGATACGCATGTTAATGTGGATCCAACCCCTAGCCAGCTCGCAGAAATTACTTTAATGGCGGCAGAAGAGGTTTCTCGGTTTGGCATTCAGCCCAAGATTGCGCTGCTTTCGCATTCTAATTTTGGCTCAAGTCATGCGCCTTCTGCGCAGAAGATGCGCGAAGTCTTGGCAATTTTGCAGGAACGTGCTCCTGAGCTGGATGTGGATGGTGAAATGCATGGCGACTGTGCGCTGGATGAGCGTTTGCGCCGGGAAATTTTGCCGGACTCGACTTTTAGCGGGGAGGCAAATTTATTGGTGTTGCCAAATATTGACGCAGCCAATATTTCCTACAATCTGCTAAAAACCACTGCGGGTAACAATATTGCGATTGGCCCGATTTTGCTGGGGGCGGCTAAGCCGGTTCATATTTTAACTGAGTCGGCTACGGTGCGGCGGATTATTAATATGGCCGCGCTGGTCGTAGCGGATGTGGTCGCGGCTAGTCGCGAAGTGGGTTAG
- a CDS encoding helix-turn-helix transcriptional regulator: protein MKNRRLSGNAKYSQEDSPSLEPKRQPARIVAGHSIEHPSSLSLPMVGLFRFGQIGPFLLFSRETWRKLVKAGKAPAPIRISNRCTVWTAAAIHEFLCDPINYRAQVVANIDEALK, encoded by the coding sequence ATGAAAAATAGAAGGCTATCTGGCAATGCAAAATATTCCCAAGAGGATTCGCCAAGCTTAGAACCTAAACGGCAGCCTGCTCGCATCGTTGCCGGACATTCGATTGAGCACCCCTCGAGTTTAAGTTTGCCAATGGTCGGTTTGTTCCGTTTTGGACAAATTGGACCATTTTTGCTGTTCAGCCGCGAGACATGGCGCAAGCTAGTAAAAGCCGGCAAAGCGCCTGCGCCCATCCGTATAAGCAACCGTTGTACGGTATGGACTGCTGCCGCTATTCATGAATTTCTATGTGATCCAATCAATTACCGTGCACAGGTGGTTGCAAATATCGATGAGGCACTTAAATGA
- the thiL gene encoding thiamine-phosphate kinase has product MLTEFDVIERFFTRSHLTRHTPGITLGVGDDCALLNPALGYQLAISTDMLVAGRHFFADTDPRGLGHKALAVNLSDLAAMGATPRAFTLALALPEAHAQWLAPFSEGLFALADEYDCALIGGDTTAGPLNLCLTVFGEVKHGRALTRAAACVGDDIWVSGRLGDARLALGVLRQEWALASDDWPAVQRALEWPQPRIQLGQALTDLAHAALDLSDGLAGDLMHLVKRSKVNAVVEVEQLPRSAILKKQPLAIQQHCTLSGGDDYELCFTAPPNARAAITALEKNLGLPLTRIGTITPFDPSQAPIIWRTANHAPLLTPLRGFDHFAPHAP; this is encoded by the coding sequence ATGCTAACTGAATTTGACGTTATCGAGCGCTTCTTTACGCGCTCCCACTTAACCCGCCACACGCCAGGGATTACGCTTGGCGTGGGGGATGATTGCGCGCTGCTTAACCCTGCTCTTGGCTATCAGTTAGCCATCTCGACTGACATGTTAGTCGCGGGCCGTCATTTTTTTGCAGATACAGATCCACGTGGGCTAGGGCACAAAGCGCTCGCGGTGAATTTATCTGATCTGGCCGCAATGGGCGCCACCCCACGCGCCTTTACCCTGGCTCTAGCGCTGCCCGAAGCGCACGCACAGTGGCTCGCCCCGTTTAGCGAGGGTTTATTCGCCTTAGCCGATGAATACGACTGTGCATTGATTGGCGGTGATACGACTGCAGGCCCACTCAATCTTTGTCTCACTGTATTTGGCGAAGTCAAACATGGGCGCGCACTCACTCGCGCAGCAGCCTGTGTGGGCGACGATATTTGGGTCTCCGGCAGGTTAGGCGATGCCCGCCTCGCATTAGGCGTTCTTCGTCAAGAGTGGGCGCTTGCTTCTGATGATTGGCCTGCGGTGCAACGCGCGCTTGAATGGCCGCAACCGCGCATTCAATTAGGTCAGGCGTTAACAGATCTTGCCCATGCCGCCCTTGACTTATCGGATGGCCTCGCCGGTGATTTAATGCACCTGGTCAAACGCTCTAAAGTTAATGCCGTGGTTGAAGTTGAACAACTGCCGCGCTCCGCCATTTTAAAAAAGCAGCCTCTTGCCATCCAACAACACTGCACGCTCAGCGGCGGCGATGACTATGAACTCTGCTTTACCGCGCCCCCCAATGCCCGCGCTGCGATTACCGCACTTGAAAAAAATCTGGGCCTACCGCTCACTCGCATCGGTACAATAACCCCCTTTGATCCATCTCAGGCACCGATTATTTGGCGGACCGCCAATCATGCCCCATTGCTTACGCCATTGCGTGGATTTGACCATTTTGCACCTCATGCACCCTAA
- a CDS encoding PriCT-2 domain-containing protein codes for MIDVYFNDAARAKAALSFIPADDRELWVRIGMALKAGLGENGFELFDRWSQSAPSYKKEAARAVWKSIKPGGIRFATLFHEAQRCGFDRCQHRMALTPPLNAGRHCAKRERSAEVERKLAAKQCAAAKRAVDIWTKAELASDTHPYLALKGVKAHGLRCYRGQLTIGNMACDGALIIPAYDAHGVLTTLAFINKDGEKRFLSGGKKSGSFHWIGEPVSNLLCIAEGYATGASVYEATRYPVAVAFDAGNLLAVANTLKLKFPDAQFVICADNDFETPGNPGATKAKLAAHQVGARLAMPEKLG; via the coding sequence ATGATCGACGTATATTTCAATGATGCGGCACGTGCTAAAGCTGCTTTATCGTTTATCCCTGCGGATGATCGAGAGTTGTGGGTTAGGATCGGGATGGCGCTTAAGGCTGGGTTAGGAGAGAACGGTTTTGAGTTATTCGACCGTTGGAGCCAGTCAGCCCCCTCCTACAAGAAAGAAGCGGCGCGTGCTGTATGGAAATCGATTAAGCCAGGCGGTATCCGCTTTGCTACGCTTTTTCATGAAGCGCAACGGTGCGGCTTTGATCGGTGCCAGCATCGTATGGCTTTGACGCCTCCGCTCAATGCGGGACGCCACTGTGCGAAACGTGAGCGATCAGCCGAAGTTGAACGGAAGCTTGCCGCAAAGCAATGTGCCGCCGCCAAACGGGCTGTCGATATTTGGACAAAAGCCGAACTTGCTTCCGACACGCATCCCTATCTAGCACTTAAAGGCGTGAAAGCCCATGGCTTGCGATGCTATCGCGGTCAATTGACGATCGGCAACATGGCGTGCGATGGCGCACTCATCATTCCGGCATACGATGCGCATGGAGTGCTAACCACGCTAGCGTTTATCAACAAAGACGGCGAAAAACGCTTTTTGTCCGGCGGTAAAAAATCCGGTAGCTTTCATTGGATAGGTGAGCCAGTGAGCAACTTGCTCTGCATCGCAGAGGGCTATGCAACGGGGGCTAGCGTTTACGAGGCCACTCGTTATCCCGTAGCTGTTGCGTTCGATGCGGGCAATTTACTCGCGGTGGCAAATACACTCAAATTAAAGTTTCCAGATGCGCAGTTCGTCATCTGCGCAGACAATGATTTTGAAACACCTGGAAATCCTGGAGCCACTAAAGCAAAGTTAGCCGCGCATCAGGTAGGCGCTCGGCTGGCTATGCCGGAGAAACTAGGATGA
- a CDS encoding transposase, whose amino-acid sequence MKLQTSVKTGRRFVACGAREIYLGSMRLEDYLKHANQRIPLIVSQLLDAQDWEPFEQRYAATGRAPYSPRYMMGLILYGVMQGVSSLRDLEKLARLDLGCMWVAGGITPDHANIGRFIVMHEESLTQGFFESLTGSILKASHSNGKRLAGDGTIIEAPCSHYKLLKEEAVRERVIKAHQALEKAPDSKVGQKELEKARQCQALFDERLAARKIHNGKGEVFISAQEPEAVVQRLKRGRGFAASYKPSVLANEDRIVVAHALHASSETRVMATMLEQSKRTTGQHAAELLLDAGYFDNTVIQCTLDREISLLCSPDKSSEEVKGEKKFRKGQFQYDAIQDTYRCPAGQDLHVITQTKPTALTRARRIYAITSCEGCALRTRCTKSAVGRRIERYPEDEARDALRIVMQHPQARRILSQRKVMVEPVFSALRRCGLDRFRRQGLQAVKREFALHILAYNLSKAVALLWGRLLLATIYCFLDNLRRTQVCY is encoded by the coding sequence GTGAAATTACAAACGTCGGTGAAGACGGGCCGCCGGTTTGTAGCATGCGGTGCGCGAGAGATTTACCTTGGTAGTATGCGACTAGAAGATTATTTAAAGCACGCCAATCAGCGCATACCCTTGATCGTATCGCAGTTACTGGATGCCCAGGACTGGGAGCCTTTTGAACAGAGATATGCTGCGACGGGGCGTGCTCCGTATAGTCCACGTTATATGATGGGTTTGATTCTGTATGGGGTGATGCAAGGAGTGAGCTCATTGCGAGATTTAGAGAAGCTCGCGCGACTCGATTTGGGATGTATGTGGGTTGCGGGCGGAATTACGCCAGATCACGCCAATATCGGGCGTTTCATCGTGATGCATGAAGAGTCACTCACACAGGGTTTTTTTGAGTCCTTGACAGGATCGATCTTGAAAGCGAGCCACTCAAATGGAAAGCGTTTAGCGGGTGATGGAACGATCATTGAAGCACCGTGTTCACACTATAAATTATTGAAAGAAGAAGCGGTGCGTGAACGTGTAATCAAGGCACACCAGGCACTTGAGAAGGCGCCAGATAGTAAAGTTGGACAAAAGGAGCTAGAGAAAGCCAGGCAATGCCAGGCACTGTTTGATGAACGCCTAGCCGCCCGTAAAATCCATAATGGTAAAGGCGAAGTGTTTATCAGTGCCCAAGAGCCTGAAGCGGTGGTACAGCGTTTAAAGCGAGGCCGTGGCTTTGCAGCTTCCTATAAACCATCGGTGCTTGCTAATGAAGATCGCATTGTGGTTGCACATGCGCTGCATGCCTCAAGTGAAACCCGAGTCATGGCTACAATGCTTGAACAAAGCAAACGCACTACAGGGCAGCATGCAGCAGAACTGCTGCTCGATGCAGGGTATTTCGATAATACGGTTATCCAATGTACTTTGGATCGAGAGATCAGCTTATTATGCTCGCCAGATAAGTCCTCCGAAGAAGTTAAAGGGGAGAAAAAGTTTCGTAAGGGACAATTTCAATATGATGCTATCCAGGATACCTATCGTTGCCCCGCAGGCCAGGATTTGCATGTGATAACACAAACCAAGCCGACAGCACTAACGCGGGCACGCCGCATTTATGCAATTACCTCATGCGAGGGTTGTGCTTTACGCACGCGCTGCACGAAATCAGCAGTAGGACGGCGCATTGAACGCTACCCTGAAGATGAAGCACGAGATGCACTCAGAATAGTGATGCAGCATCCGCAAGCGCGCCGTATCCTTAGCCAGCGTAAAGTTATGGTCGAGCCGGTATTTAGTGCTTTGCGTAGGTGTGGTCTAGACCGCTTTCGCCGACAAGGGTTACAAGCAGTTAAACGCGAATTTGCGCTGCATATCCTCGCCTACAATCTATCCAAAGCAGTTGCCTTGCTATGGGGAAGGCTATTGCTTGCAACCATTTATTGTTTTTTAGATAACTTACGCCGCACACAAGTTTGCTATTAA
- a CDS encoding helix-turn-helix transcriptional regulator, which translates to MADQAVPILIPRWRVCQITGMKRSALYDRIKRGEFPKPVKIGRVAVRWIESEIITWVQQRIDVSRSVEVSHEK; encoded by the coding sequence ATGGCTGACCAAGCCGTCCCTATTCTTATTCCACGATGGAGAGTTTGCCAAATTACGGGCATGAAGCGCTCAGCATTATATGACCGTATTAAGCGCGGCGAATTTCCGAAGCCAGTAAAAATCGGCCGTGTAGCTGTGCGTTGGATCGAATCAGAAATCATTACCTGGGTACAGCAGCGTATCGACGTTAGCCGCAGCGTAGAGGTAAGCCATGAAAAATAG
- a CDS encoding phosphatidylglycerophosphatase A family protein codes for MHPKTSTHTANQSNAKKPSQRLTVRFLFSHPAHILSLGLGSGLSPIMPGTLGTLLGWVSFVALDRYLTPGHWVALICLGFLIGIPACAYTAKALNMSDPSAVNWDEMVAFWLILLFIMPASFGVQLAAFLIFRFFDMVKPPPIRYFDRHVKGGFGIMLDDIIAALCTLLTFAIWVRLTSF; via the coding sequence ATGCACCCTAAAACCTCAACCCACACCGCCAATCAGTCGAATGCTAAAAAACCTAGCCAACGGCTTACTGTGCGTTTTTTATTTTCACATCCGGCCCATATACTCTCGCTTGGCCTAGGCAGCGGGCTCTCGCCCATTATGCCTGGCACCTTAGGCACGTTATTAGGATGGGTATCATTTGTTGCCCTTGATCGGTATCTTACGCCAGGGCATTGGGTAGCCTTGATTTGCCTAGGTTTTTTGATCGGCATTCCAGCTTGCGCCTACACTGCGAAAGCACTGAATATGTCAGACCCAAGCGCCGTGAATTGGGATGAAATGGTCGCTTTTTGGTTGATTCTCCTATTTATCATGCCTGCCTCCTTTGGAGTGCAATTGGCCGCCTTCTTAATTTTTCGATTTTTCGATATGGTTAAACCCCCGCCAATCCGCTATTTTGATCGGCACGTTAAAGGCGGCTTCGGTATCATGCTAGATGACATCATAGCTGCGCTCTGTACTTTGCTGACTTTTGCAATATGGGTGCGATTAACCTCTTTTTGA